Proteins encoded within one genomic window of Suricata suricatta isolate VVHF042 chromosome 17, meerkat_22Aug2017_6uvM2_HiC, whole genome shotgun sequence:
- the PIMREG gene encoding protein PIMREG — translation MASKWPGVGVSVRRRPLQDWEQLEEKEVEPCAGGHQEPTSGALGSLCRQLQRRLPLRAVSLNLGAGPSWKRLENPEPAQGLQAAARSAKNALGSVSQRIQESCQSGTKWLVGTQAKARKRRRGAQQGSGSPAHALGQKSPRLCGAAPAYSGLGPRERPCHPLSAHLGPRAHPRRQSRREPAFRSLCSSMEPLCSPSESDSDAEPVGAGPQRLQRLSRGLDEAIVAEESGDMAISLIRD, via the exons ATGGCTTCCAAGTGGCCGGGCGTGGGGGTGTCTGTGCGCCGCAGGCCGCTCCAGGACTGGGAACagctggaggagaaggaggtggagcCATGTGCAGGTGGCCACCAGGAGCCCACCAGCGGGGCCCTGGGTtccctgtgcagacagctccAAAGAAGGCTGCCCCTGAGGGCGGTCAGCCTCAACCTCGGGGCTGGACCCTCCTGGAAACGCCTGGAAAACCCAGAGCCGGCGCAGGGCCTCCAGGCCGCAGCTCGCTCAGCTAAGAACGCCTTGGGCTCCGTGTCCCAG AGAATCCAGGAGTCCTGCCAGAGCGGCACCAAGTGGCTGGTGGGAACCCAGGCCAAGGCCAGGAAGCGGAGGAGAGGGGCGCAGCAGGGCAGCGGGTCCCCGGCTCACGCCCTGGGCCAGAAGAGCCCCCGGCTGTGTGGGGCCGCCCCAGCCTACTCAGGCCTGGGCCCGCGGGAGAGACCCTGCCACCCACTCTCTGCCCACCTGGGCCCCCGTGCCCACCCGCGGCGGCAGTCCCGGAGGGAGCCCGCCTTCCGCAGCCTCTGCTCCTCGATGGAGCCCCTGTGCTCCCCCAG CGAGTCCGACAGCGACGCGGAGCCCGTGGGAGCAGGACCCCAGCGCCTCCAGCGGCTGTCCCGAGGGCTGGACGAGGCCATCGTGGCTGAGGAGAG CGGCGACATGGCCATTTCTCTCATCCGTGACTGA